From the Paenibacillus sp. R14(2021) genome, the window TCCGGTCATTATCGGGGGCGGCGGCGGATACACAGATCCAGGCGCAATCAACATCGTGCATACGAAGCAGCCTGACGGTACGATGAAGGACGAGGTGAAATTAACAAGCGACAGCGTGAAAGCGTTGATCGACAAATCCAAAGCCGCAGGTGACAAATCGGTCATCGTCTCGGTTCCGGATTCGAAGGACGAAGTATCCTACACTAGTGTCTCGCTGCCGAAAGAAACGCTTGGCCTGCTCGCGGAGAGCGGACTCGACGTGAAGCTGCAGGCGAATGGCGTAACGGTTCAAATTCCGAACGCGTCGCTGAAGGACTTCAAAGAAGATGCTTACTTTAACCTCGTTCCCGTGAAGGCAGCGGATAAGGGCAAGGAGCTCGAGAAACGCGCGAACGGCGCTAAGGTCGTGCTCGCTGCGGCCGGCGGCGACCAAGTGACGCTGATTGGTCATCCAGTTGAAATCGAGACGAATTTACAAAATCGCGAGGTCACGCTTGTCCTTCCGATCGAGGACGCAGCCATTAGCGAAGCAGATCTGGAGCGGCTTGGTGTGTACATTGAACACAGCGACGGCACCACCGAGTTCAAGAAAGGCACGCTGACGACGATTAACGGCGTACGCAGCATCCAATTTACGACGAACAAATTCAGCACGTTTGCGCTGATGAAGATCGCAGGCGATTCAGCTGTCTTCGCACACGCACCTTACGTGAAGGGCTACGACGGCGGTTTGTTCAAGCCGAACGGCAGCATCACCCGTGCCGAGATGGCGACGATTCTGTCCCGTGTCTCCACGCGCTCCGAGACGGAAAGCAGCCACGTCTATAAAGACGTCAAGTCGGGCTACTGGGCTTCCGATGCCATTGCCAAAGTTACCCGTATGGGCTTGATGCACGGCTATACGGACGGCAGCTTCAAGCCGGAGCAGCCGGTAACTCGTGCTGAGATGGCTGCGCTCGCGGCGAGCTTCGCTCCGAAAGACCAGCTTGCAGGAGCAGGTTATTCCGATACGGTCGGCCACTGGGCCGAAGCGGCCATCAAGACCGCCCAAAGCGCAGGCTATTTGAAAGGCTATGCGGACGGTACGTTCCATCCGGGCAGCACGCTCACGCGCGCCGAAGCGGTAACGGTCATGAACCGCGTGCTGGGCAGAGGCCCGCTCTACGGTCTCGAGCATTCCCCATGGAAGGACGTGGCGGACAATCATTGGGCGGCAGCGGATATCGAGGAAGCTTCGGTCAGCCATAAGTACGAACCGAAGGCTGCCGGAGGCGAGCAAGTGCTGCAATAGGCGCTTGTAACAAACCGATTTGAGCCGGTTGCGGCCTCGCGCATCGCGACGCTGCAATCGTGAGCAGCATCAACAATAGGACCGACCCGGATGGCAGCAGCCTCCCGGGTCGGTCTTTTTGCCGTTGCCGGACCGCCGTTCGCTAAGCGAACGCGGCGCGCGCGAACGGGCCCTGCAGCACGAAAAGGAGGTTAGCCGGACAGAACCGGCTAACCTCCGCTTCATTTCATTAGCTTCTTCAAAATAGCGCCGTGTCCCTCGCCAATTCAGGCCTCCTCGCCGTAATGCGCTTGAACGATGTTAAGCAGCTTGGCTTTCTTGAGATAATGCTTCGGCGCTTGGAAGGTGACGGTGACGACGCCCGGATGGCGGGCGATCTCGATCGAGCCGGAAATCGTGGCGCGGTTCATGATTTCGGGCACCGTCACGTCGAACAGCTTCGCGGCGCGTGCGAGCCCGTTATCCGTCGCCGTGTTTAAGTTCGCGCCGGATCCGACAACGGACAGCGGCAGCGTCGTTTCGATTTCAGGCAAGCCCCATTCCGCCGCAAGCGCCTTAGCCGTGCGCTTCTCCGCCGCGGAGAGCGGTTTGGCCGTGTATGGCAGATCATCCACGTTCGGCAGCAGAATCGGCCCTTCAAGCTGCGCATTCTTCAGTACCTGCACCTGCAGGTGAACGATCGCGGATACGTCAGCCGTATGGCCCGCGATTTCGCCGTCGCCCTGCATCGCATGGACGTCACCCAAGTAGACGCCGCCGCCGGGCACTTTGACCGGGCAAATTATCGTTGCGCCCGCGCGAACGCGGCTGTTATCCAGATGACCGTCCGTACGGTGCTCGTCGAGCTCCTCTTGGGTGACGGCATACGCATGCGGCGCTCCGATCAGGAACGAGCCGAAATCGCCGGCATTATGCGAATCGGGAATAGCTTTGGAAGGCGTCGTGCCCAGTTGGCCGATAAACGGCCGCATGCGAGCGACGACGCCGACCAGGTCGTGCGGCGCGAACGTCACGATCGGATTTTGGACCGAGCTGTCCGGGATTTGCATGTAGTGATGCCCGTCGCGCGCGATGCGTTCCGCGGCTTCCTTCGGCACGGTGACACCGACTTGGCTATCGCCGTCGAACGTCATCGTATAGGCGTTCGTAAAGTGAAACGGCGTCATGTCGGCGCCGCATTGCGCGCAGCGGACCGCTTCTTGGCCGATGCCTTCCAGTACCGTAGCGGGGTTCAACGTCCCGCAAGACGCGCATTTGCCGGCTACGAACGGATCACCGAGGAAACGGCCTTCGACAGGCTTGTCATTTCCCGAAGCAGTCGCGATTGAGGTGACTTGGATCGATTTGATTTTGATGACGATCGCATCGCCCACTTCCGCGCCTTCCACGAATATCGGCGTCGTAACCTCGTGTCCGCCTTTAAGTCCGGGTGTAATCATCGGCCCCCAGCAGCCTGGCGCGGTATTGGCGACGATATATCCGCCGTCTCTCACGGGACCGAGCATCGGTTTGGCAGGATCCAATACGCCATCTGTGAAGGTATTGACGAATAAAGTGTCTACGGCTTTCTTCATTTGCTTCACATCTCCTCTATCTATTAAAAGATTGGTTTAGCTTATTCATATTGTATGGCTGGCAAAAGACGATAAGAAGAAAAGGATGCGCTTTCATAGTTCATCCGTGAGGTCATTTTAATCGGATCGGCGGCAGAACACAATGCACATTTTTTGGAGACTAAAGGTCACTTCAAACTGCTTCACGGAACGGAATTAACAAGGTGTTTCTTCATAGATAGTATTCCTTAAACCGGGTTGCCTATTCCTCTTCGGTCCGCCTATTAAGCCGAAACACTGCGGAATTCCCGCATAAATGCGCTTGAAATATAGAACAATAAAACCTGTCAACAGCCATCATGACGAAAGCTGTTTTTCCTTTGATTGAACATGAAAGCGCTTCGCCATTATAGTAGAGCCAGAAACAAAAACACTCACAGTCATGTGAACCAAATAAAGGGAGGAAGTTACACATGAGTCAAAGCGTACGCGCTCAAGCTGGATCGGGCTCAGCCGAAGGCGGCACGAAAGTCGCGGTACAACGGTTCGGCCGATTCCTCAGCGGTATGGTCATGCCGAATATCGGCGCATTTATCGCATGGGGTCTTATTACGGCTTTATTCATTCCGACGGGGTGGATTCCTAACGCACATCTGGCTACGCTGGTAGGCCCGATGATTACCTATTTATTGCCCCTCTTGATCGGTTATACGGGCGGCACAATGATTCACGGCACGCGGGGCGGCGTAATCGGCGCCATCGCAACGATGGGCGTTATCGTCGGCACGGACATTCCAATGTTCCTGGGCGCGATGATTATGGGGCCGCTGGCGGCCTGGATTCTTAGAAGCTTCGATCGTTCAATCGAAGGCAGGATCCGCTCTGGCTTTGAAATGCTTGTCAACAACTTCTCGGCCGGTATCATCGGCGGCTTGCTCGCGATCGGCGCATTCGCCGGCGTCGGCCCGGTCGTGGAATGGTTCAGCAAAATCCTTGCAAGCGGCGTGGATTACCTCGTTAATCATCACTTGATTCTGCTTGCGAACATTTTGATCGAACCCGCCAAAATTTTGTTCCTGAACAACGCGATCAACCACGGGGTGCTCAGCCCGATTGCCCTTGAGCAGGCAGCGCAAACCGGTAAATCGCTCCTGTTCATGCTGGAATCGAACCCAGGCCCAGGTCTTGGCGTTCTGCTTGCGTACTGGGCATTCAGCCGCGGCACGACGAAGCAATCGGCTCCCGGAGCAATTATCATTCACTTCTTGGGTGGGATTCATGAAATCTACTTCCCGTACATCCTGATGAACCCGCGTCTTCTGCTTGCGGTTATCGGCGGCGGCATGACAGGTACGCTGACCTTCTCGGCCCTGGGAGCCGGCTTGGTATCCGCACCTTCGCCAGGCAGTATTTTCGCCTTCATCACCTTTGCGCCGAAAGGCGGATTGATGCCGGTTCTTGCCGGCGTTCTGACGGCGACAATCGTATCGTTCGTTATCGCGGCGCTGCTGCTGAAAACATCCCGTAAAGCAGCGAATGGCGATCTGGATGCAGCAACGGAGAAAATGCAAGCAATGAAAGCTCAATCCAAAGGCCAAGCCGCTGCGGCTTCTGCGGTTGTAGATGTTCCAGCCGCGAACGCGGTTGTGAAAGCGAACGCCGACGTGAACAAAATCGTCTTTGCCTGCGACGCCGGCATGGGCTCGAGCGCGATGGGCGCATCGATTATGCGGAAGAAGCTGACGAAAGCCGAGATTCCGGTGAAAGTCACGAATACGGCGATCAGCGACATTCCGTCCGACGCCGACATCGTTATTACTCATAAATCGCTGACCGATCGCGCAAAATTAAAAGCGCCGGGCGCGGAACATATCTCTATCGACGACTTCCTTAAAGCAGCCGAGTATGACGTCCTCGTCAAGCGGCTCGGAAGCGATTAATAAGAATCCATTGGCTGTGGCGCAGCGCTGACGATTGATACGTCGGCGTTTCGTCTATTTCTCGGAAGGGAGCGATAGCGGTCTTGATCGTCTCCAATCGACAACGACGTTTGCTGGAAGTGCTGCTCAAGAAGCAGGAAGAAGTGACTGCGGGCGAGCTTGCGGAAGAGCTCCAAATCAGTGCGCGCACGGTCCACCGGGAAATTCAGGAGCTGGAAAACGTGCTGGCCGGCAGCGGCTTGCAGCTGATCCGCAAGTCGGGCATCGGCATCACGCTGCAAGGCAGCGATGCGGATATCGCCGGGTTCAAGGAGAGGCTCGGCACCTCGGTCAGCGACACGTTCGCCTCTGAAGAACGCAAGGTGCTGATCTTATGCCAGCTGCTGGAGGAAGAAGAGCCCGTGAAACTGTATGCGCTCGCGCATGCGTACCATGCGGCCATCCCGACTGTGACCCGTGATCTGGATGAGCTCGAGCCCCTGCTGCGCAGGCTGGAGCTTGAGCTAATCCGGCGCAGAGGCTACGGCGTGGAGATTGCCGGTAAAGAAGCGGCGAAGCGCAGTCTGATCGCGCTGCTGGCACAGAAATACCTCGACGATTCCGAGCTGTTCGGCTCGTTGCCCGACGCGGTGCCGCCGAATCCGGTCATCCGAGAATTGCACCGCATGACAGGGAAGTCGGAGTTTCTAGTCATCGAGCAGCAGCTGTGGAAGCTGGAGGAGAGCTGGCCCCGGCGGCTGTCGGAGATGGCGTATACGCGTCTATTGATCCGTCTCTCCGTCGCGATCGCTCGCATGAGGGAGAAGCATGAAATCGAAGAAAGCACGATGCCGGACATGGCAGATGCAGTGAATTCGGGGCATCAGAAGCTTGACCGGTTCCTCGAAGGCTTCGATTTAGCATGGCCGGCGGCAGAGAAGGCTTATATCGGCCAGCTGCTTGACGATGCGGCAGCAGCGGCGGAAGCGGATTCCGCATCGGTGCTCGATCGATACGGGCTGACCGTAGCGGAAGCGGCCGTTGGCTTGATTCGAACCGTAGGCAAGAAGCTGGACGTGCCTTTCGACAAGGACCGCTCGCTGCTGGATGGCTTGGTGAAGCATCTCGGCCCTGCGCTTGAGCATATCCGGGCAAGCGAGACGATTCGCAATCCGCTGCTGCAGCAGATCAAGAAGGATTACGCGCCGCTGTTCGCCGCTGTCCGATCGGGAGTGGAAGAAGCGCTTCAGGGGATCAGCGTGCCGGATGAGGAGATCGGCTATCTGGTCATGCATTTCGGCGCTTCGATCGAACGGTGGAAGATGTTCCCGCGCAGCCTTCGGGCGCTGCTGGTCTGCACGAGCGGCATCGGCTCCTCCAAGCTGCTGGCTGTTCGGATCAGCAAGGAGATTCCGCAGATCGAGCTGATCGGGCACTATTCCTGGTACGAGGCGGCGCGCATTCCGCCGGACCGGTACGATTTCATCGTGTCGACGGTCGATCTGCCGATGGAGCAGGACCGTTACGTCAAGCTCAGTCCGCTGCTGACCCGCGAGGAATTGGAGAAGCTGCGCGGTTATATTTGGAAGCTGACGACAGATCCGATTTCGACATCGCCGGCAGCGGCCGATACGAGAAAGGATGAGGAGGGTGCGCTGGACCGGCTGAAGCGGGTTAACGCCTACACGTCCGAAATCGTTGGGGTGCTGGATCAGTTTGACGTGCATGTGCTGGAGACGGGCGCGCACGGAATGGAGCTGCGCGGCGTGCTGTCGGCGGCAGTCGCAATTGTCGCGCCGGCGGGCTGCGTTAAGCAGCCGGAGGCCATCGTGCAGCAGCTGATCGACCGGGAAAACAGCGGCACGCAGCTCATTGCCGACACGCATCTCGCGTTGTTCCATACGCGAAGCGAGTGGGTGTCGAAGCCGGTCTTATCGCTGTTCCGATTGACCGTCCCGCTGCAGCTCGGGGCGGACGACACGGGCATTGTTCGTCAGTTTCTGCTGATGCTGGCGCCGCATGATCTCAGCCGGCCGGGACTAGAAGTGCTGAGCGAGATCAGCGCCATGCTGCTGCTGCCCGAAATGGTGCGTTTGCTGGAAGAAGACGGCGTGGACGCGATTAAAGCGTTCATGTCGCAGGAGCTGGAAGATTATATGAGACAAAATGGGAATGGGGAGAATCCGTATGAGTATCTTATCTAAAGACAAAGTGAAATTAAACGTAACGCTTAGCGACAAATTCGAGGCGATCCGCATGGCTGGCCAGCTGCTCGTCGATGCGGGTCATGTTCCATCCGAGTACGTGGATAAAATGATCGAGCGCGAGGGCGTATCGTCTACCTACGTTGGAGGCGGACTTGCGATGCCGCACGGCACGAATGATTCCAAGCCGCTCATCCGCTCGACGGGCATGTCCGTGCTCGTCGTCCCGGAAGGCGTCGACTTCGGCGAAGAGAAAGCTTACCTCGTAATTGGTCTAGCGGCAGTCGGCGAGGAGCATCTGGAGGTGCTGTCGAGCGTCGCGGTGCTGGTATCGGACGAGGACGACATGCAGCGCATTCTGAAGTCGTCGGCGGAGGAAGAGCTGATCGCGATTTTCGAAGAGGGGATGGGCGAATGAAGGCGGTCCATTTCGGCGCGGGGAACATTGGGCTCGGCTTCATCGGGCTGCTGCTCTCCCGTTCCGGCTACGAGATACAATTCGTCGATGTCAATGAAGAGCGGGTATCGCTGATGAACGAGCGCGGCGCCTATAAAGTAACGCTGGCGAACGACGCATCGGAAACGACTGAGGTCCGGGGTGTCGCGGCCATTAACGGCAAAGACAAAGCGGCTGTTGCCAAGGCCGTCTCCGAGGCGGATCTGGTTACGACGGCTGTCGGACTGACGATTCTGCCTTATATCGCTGAAGATATCGCGAAGGGCATAGCGCTGCGCCTGCAGGCATCCGCGGATTCCGCCAAAGCGAAGCCGCTTGCCGTCATTGCCTGCGAGAACGCGATCGGAGGCAGCGACGAGCTGAAGAAGCATGTTGCCCGCTTCTTATCCGAAGAGACGCAGTCGCTTGCGGCAGGCGTCATCGCGTTCCCGAACGCGGCCGTCGATCGGATCGTGCCGCTTCAACAGCATGAGGATAAATTGCAGGTGACGGTGGAGCCGTTCTATGAATGGGTCGTCGACCGTTCCGCCCTGCCGGCAGGCTGCCCGTTCATCGAAGGCGTTCATTACGTCGATCAGCTCGGGCCTTACATCGAGCGGAAGCTGTTTACGGTGAATACCGGCCACTGCGTCGCGGCGTATTACGGCTTTCTCAAGGGCTATGCTACCATTCAGGAAGCGATGCAAGACGAGGAGATCGTCGCCCGGGTGCGCGGCGTGCTTGGCGAGACAGGCGCCGTATTGGTCACGCGATACGGCTTCGATGAGACAGAGCATCGCAGCTATATCGAGAAGATTATCGGGCGCTTCCTCAATCCGTTTCTGACAGATGAAGTCGTACGCGTCGGCCGCTCGCCGATCCGCAAGCTGGCGCCGAACGACAGGCTCGTGCGTCCCGCTATGATGGCTTTCGAGCTTGGCATGGATACGGCCAACTTATCGGGCGCGATGGCCGCGGCTTTGCGTTTCGACCATGAAGGCGATCCCGAGGCAGTCGAATTACAGCAAGCAATCCGGGAATCGGGGCCAAGCTGGGCGCTGACGAAGTATACGGGATTGTCGGCCGACCACCCCGTTCATATGGCGGCGCTGTCTGCATACGAATCGCTGGCAGACCTGCCTAAGGCGGATGGCCGGCAAGGAGGGACATCGAAATGACAAAGCAATTGCAAGGCATTGCGGCTTCGCCGGGGATCGCCATTGCCCGCGCATTCGTGCTGAACGCGGAAGCCTACGTGCCGGAACGCGTCACCATTGCGAAGCCGGAGCTTGAGGTTGAAAGGTTTCGCGGCGCGCTGAAGCAGGCGCAGGCAGAAATCGAGCAGATTCGGGACACCGCTGAAGCCAAGCTCGGCGCGGAGAAGGCCGCGATTTTCGAAGGCCACCTGCTCATTCTGGAGGATCCGGATCTGATTGAATCGGTCGAGGCCCAAATAACGGATGAAGCTGTCAATGCCGAATATGCGCTTCACGGGGTAGCGAATACGTTCGTCGAAGCCTTGCAGCAGCTGGATGACGAGACGCTGCGGGCCCGGGCGGCGGATGTCCGCGATGTCAGCGGACGCGTCATTAACGCGCTGCGCGGCGTGCAGGGCGGCGATCTGTCGCAGCTCGCCGAGGCATGCGTCATCGTCGCGACGGATCTGACGCCGTCCGATACAGCCCAGCTGAACTTGGACGTCGTCCGCGGCTTCGTGACGGAAATCGGCAGCCGAACCTCTCATTCGGCGATCATGGCTCGTTCGCTGGACGTGCCTGCGATCGTAGGAGCAGGAACAGGCGTGCGCAGCATTCCTGCAGGCACGATGGTGGTCATGGATGCGATCGAGGGCGTGCTGCTGATCGATCCGAGTCCGGAAGAGCTGGCCGCTTACGAAGCGAAGAAGCAGGCGTACGACAAGCGCCGCGCGGAGCTTCGGCAGTGGGCGAAGCGGCCGTCGGTATCGGCTGACGGGCACCGCGTGGAGATCGCGGCGAACATCGGCAAGCTGGAAGACGTGCAGAAGGCGCTCGACAACGGCGCTGAAGCGGTCGGCCTATTCCGCACGGAGTTTCTGTACATGGGCCGTAGCGAGCTTCCGACCGAAGAAGAGCAGTTCCAGAGCTATAAATATGTACTCGAGAAAATGGCCGGCAGGCCGGTTGTCATCCGCACCCTGGACATCGGCGGAGACAAGGAGCTTCCATATATGAATCTGCCGAAGGAGAGTAATCCTTTCCTCGGCCAACGGGCGATTCGCCTCTGCCTGGAGCAGCAGGATGTGTTCCGCACCCAGCTTCGCGCGCTGCTGCGGGCAAGCCGGTACGGTAATTTGAAGATTATGTTCCCGATGATTGCCGTATTGGAGGAGTTGACGGAAGCGAAGTCGATTCTTGCCGAAGAGCGGGCAAAGCTTGCAGCAGCCGGCGTGGAGATGGCGGATACCATCGAAGTCGGCATGATGATCGAAATTCCCTCAGCCGCCGTGTCGGCGGATTTGTTCGCGAAGGAAGCGGACTTCTTCAGCATCGGCACGAACGATCTGATTCAATATACCATGGCGGCGGACCGCATGAACGAGACAGTGTCCTATCTGTACCAGCCGTATCATCCGTCCATTCTGCGCTTGATTCGCCTCGTCATCGATGCGGCCCGCGCGGAGGGCAAATGGGTCGGAGTTTGCGGCGAAATGGCAGGCGATCTGACTGCTGTTCCGCTGCTGCTCGGCCTCGGCTTACATGAATTCAGCATGAGCGCAGGCTCCATACTTCCAGCGCGCGAGCGAATCGGCGCCTTGTCGCACGGCGAGTGGCAGTCGCTGTCCAAGCAGGCGCTGGCGCTGCGCGGCCATAAGGAAGTACAGAACTTCGTTCAAGACCAATTAGAAAGGAGCGTTACCCGATGATCACGCAATCATTCACGGTAGCCAACCCGGCGGGCTTCCATGTCCGTCCGATTAAAACCTTCGTTCAGGCAGCAAGCCAATTCCCATGCAAGGTGAGCGTGCTGGCCAAGGGCAAGAAAGTAAACGGCAAGAGCTCCCTCAGCATGCTGACCCTCGGCATTGCCGCCCAGGATGAAGTGACGCTGGAAATCGACGGCGAGCAGGAAGAGCAAGCGATGCAGGCGCTGGGCGCGCTGCTCGTTCAGATTCACGAATAAACAAAGGATGACGTGGTACCTTAGCCCGGCAGCGATGCCGGGCTTTTTGGTTTGCTGTTATGGCGGTTCCTTTGTTTGAGGGCAAGGCCTTATCAGTTTTCATTTATGCCTGTTTCAATTTGATTCCTACAAAAAGAGCTCCAGCAATTGCAGCAATTAGCAGTACGATTGTAAACAAAGTCGTGCCAAGCGCCAAGCCGGTGAAATCGATGAGGTACCCAGTTCCTACCGGAAGTAAAGCCGCTGGAATGTACCCTCCCATGTTAAGGACCGCGTTTGCCTCCGCTCGTCGTTCTTCAGGAACATGCAAGCTGATGAGCGTAAGGCCTCCTAATTGTCCGAGTCCCTGTCCTGCGCCTGCCAGAACAGCTGCAACGATCAGCAGAATTGCAATTGAATAATTTACGGCAACCGCCGTGCCGATCATAGCTAAGAAGATCGCAAGGATGCCAAGCAGGAGGATCGTTCGAATCGAACGTTTTTTGGCTGCAAATTGTACGCCGGTTGCCGTTATAAACATGATAAAGGTCATCACGCCGGCAACAAGCGGGCTTGTGATATGAAAAAGATTTGAAAGCAGCGACGGACCAAGAGACAGAACAAAGGAAGTCGAGGTTATGCCCGGCGCGAATGCGACAATTCCCAACGCCAAATGGATGCGATTATCGACGGGGACGCCCGGAAACCGCAGTCTCCAGCCCATTTGAGCGGAACGACGCTTCTGCGGAAGCGTGCGAATAACAAGGAAGACGGAAGCCAAAACAATCAATTCAACGATAAAAATCGGCAAAACAGGCTGCTCAAGTGCTTGAGCCAGTATGCCAGCGAATAATGGGCCAATTCCGGCTCCGAGCACCATGGCAACGGAGGCTGCCAGTGAGGATAATGGTTTGTTTGACGTCCCGCCCGCATCGACAACCGCAGCCATTCCCGCGGAGACAATAACGCCGACGGCAATGCCCGACAAGAAACGCGCAAGGACCAACATGATAACGGAAGCAGCCGAAGCAAATAAGATGCAAGCGATCACAGCGGCGATTAGTCCTGGATATAACACAGGTTTACGTCCGTAGTGATCCGATAACTGACCGGCAACCAATAGGGTTCCCAGCAGACCTATAATGTAAGCTGCAAAGATAACAGTAAGCATGCCATTACTAAAGCCCATATTTGCTTGCCAATGGACGTAGAGCGGTGTAGGGGAATTGGATAAAATAAATACCGCGGTAATCATCCACGCGGTCGTCCAAATCCGACGTATGGAAGAAGAAGCGGCGGGTTTGGCATATGCTAACGGAATTTTGTCGACATGATTGCTCATGATATATTCCCTCTCTTTCAACATTATTTTAGAATCTGTTTTATGCTTGCCTTTTATGATAAGTTAATTTACCCTATAACTGAAATACATATTCGGAATAAGAGGAATAACCAAATGGTTATGATAACAGTATGAGATTAAACATGAACAATTTAAATGTCTTCATGATGGTTTCTGAGAAAATGAATATCACCGAAGCTGCGAAGGCGTTATTTATTTCCCAGCCGGCAGTAAGCAAGGCCGTTAAAAGTCTGGAAGAGTCTCTTCATGTTAAGCTGTTCCTGCGGGACAAACATCAAGGGCTCATTCTAACCGACGTGGGCAAAGAAATTCTCATTTTGGCTAGACAGATGAAATCTATCGAAAATAAAATTCATCAAGCTGCCTCCCGTGAAAGCCAAATGCTGACCGGGAAAGTAAGGATCGGCTCCTTTCCGGCCGCCTCGACCGTATTGCTGCCTAAGACGATCGCGAAGTTCCGAGTCCAGTATCCGCATGTAACCATAGAGCTCATTGAGGGAGTATCCAGCCAGATTAAGGAGTGGGTAAGGGATCGGACGATCGAGATCGGCCTGGTGTCGTCCCCCTTTGAGGATTTTGAATATGAAAGTCTGCTATCCGACCATATGGTTGTCATTCTTCCCGAGCATCATGCATTGAGAGATGAAGAGACCATTCATTTCAGGGAATATCATCATGAGTTCATTTATTGCACAGGCGGGCATGAAGCTGCTATCTCCAATGTGCTTCAAACGTACAACCTCTCTCTTCAAGCGAATCTTACGGTGCAAAGTACCGAAACGTTAATCCACATGGTGAATAATAATCTTGGCATTGGTCTTGTTTCTGAATTCTCGCTTTCTTCAGTCGACCACCATCTTATTGTGAAAAATATTGAACCCCAGATGACTCGCAATATTGGGGTTATCGCTCTTTCTTTCGAGGAGATATCGATGGCATCTACGGCATTTATCCGGTTTTTGAGGGAACAATAATAGCTCCGAGCGAATAACGAAACCAATAAAAAAGACAGAGTCCGCGGTGTACGCGGACTCTGTCTGTTATTCCAGAGGCTTGGCGAGCTGCTTCGAGAGCTCAAAGGAGCTGCGCTCGACCCAGTTGTGGGCGAGCTTTCCGTCGCGCACCTCCCAAATCGCGATGCCGGAAAATTGGACCGGACGGTCGTCGGGCGGGGACCCCATTATACCTTGGTTGAAGCCTGTTACCACCCAGCGCGAAACGGTACGTGTGCCGTCCGCGCTGCTGAACATGTCAAGGCTAGTCAGTTTTATATCGCGGATTTTCGAGGCAAATGAGCGTGCCCACTCTTTGAAAGCCGCTCGACCTACGATGTCGCCGTCAGGGTTCGAGAGGATAACATCTTCCGTGCAAAGTCGATCAATGGCGTCGAAGTCCTGCGCAGCGTTATAGACTTTGTTCCAAAGCTCCGTGAGGAGTTCTTCGCCAATCGTAACGTTTGAAGCCATCTATCCTGTTCACCTCATTCATAGATTTGGTTCATACTATTCAACCGCGATTCATACTCGTTCTTCCTGGCAAAGTTGGGTTCGTTCGAGCGAAATGGAGTTGATGCGGTCAATCAAGTTCCTTCGGATTCCGCTAAGTAACTGAATTTGTTCGTCGATTTCCTTAAGCTTCTGCTGGTAGATTGGCAGCACTTCCTCACAGAAGGCTTCCTTGTTCTTAAGGACGCAATGTAGAATCCCCTTAATCTCTTCCGTAGAAAGGCCGAGATTCAAGTACAGTTGGATGGTCCGCACTTGGTCTTCTGCACATTGCGAATAGGTTCGGTAACC encodes:
- a CDS encoding mannitol-1-phosphate 5-dehydrogenase, giving the protein MKAVHFGAGNIGLGFIGLLLSRSGYEIQFVDVNEERVSLMNERGAYKVTLANDASETTEVRGVAAINGKDKAAVAKAVSEADLVTTAVGLTILPYIAEDIAKGIALRLQASADSAKAKPLAVIACENAIGGSDELKKHVARFLSEETQSLAAGVIAFPNAAVDRIVPLQQHEDKLQVTVEPFYEWVVDRSALPAGCPFIEGVHYVDQLGPYIERKLFTVNTGHCVAAYYGFLKGYATIQEAMQDEEIVARVRGVLGETGAVLVTRYGFDETEHRSYIEKIIGRFLNPFLTDEVVRVGRSPIRKLAPNDRLVRPAMMAFELGMDTANLSGAMAAALRFDHEGDPEAVELQQAIRESGPSWALTKYTGLSADHPVHMAALSAYESLADLPKADGRQGGTSK
- a CDS encoding BglG family transcription antiterminator, whose amino-acid sequence is MIVSNRQRRLLEVLLKKQEEVTAGELAEELQISARTVHREIQELENVLAGSGLQLIRKSGIGITLQGSDADIAGFKERLGTSVSDTFASEERKVLILCQLLEEEEPVKLYALAHAYHAAIPTVTRDLDELEPLLRRLELELIRRRGYGVEIAGKEAAKRSLIALLAQKYLDDSELFGSLPDAVPPNPVIRELHRMTGKSEFLVIEQQLWKLEESWPRRLSEMAYTRLLIRLSVAIARMREKHEIEESTMPDMADAVNSGHQKLDRFLEGFDLAWPAAEKAYIGQLLDDAAAAAEADSASVLDRYGLTVAEAAVGLIRTVGKKLDVPFDKDRSLLDGLVKHLGPALEHIRASETIRNPLLQQIKKDYAPLFAAVRSGVEEALQGISVPDEEIGYLVMHFGASIERWKMFPRSLRALLVCTSGIGSSKLLAVRISKEIPQIELIGHYSWYEAARIPPDRYDFIVSTVDLPMEQDRYVKLSPLLTREELEKLRGYIWKLTTDPISTSPAAADTRKDEEGALDRLKRVNAYTSEIVGVLDQFDVHVLETGAHGMELRGVLSAAVAIVAPAGCVKQPEAIVQQLIDRENSGTQLIADTHLALFHTRSEWVSKPVLSLFRLTVPLQLGADDTGIVRQFLLMLAPHDLSRPGLEVLSEISAMLLLPEMVRLLEEDGVDAIKAFMSQELEDYMRQNGNGENPYEYLI
- a CDS encoding PTS sugar transporter subunit IIA, which codes for MSILSKDKVKLNVTLSDKFEAIRMAGQLLVDAGHVPSEYVDKMIEREGVSSTYVGGGLAMPHGTNDSKPLIRSTGMSVLVVPEGVDFGEEKAYLVIGLAAVGEEHLEVLSSVAVLVSDEDDMQRILKSSAEEELIAIFEEGMGE
- a CDS encoding acetamidase/formamidase family protein, which codes for MKKAVDTLFVNTFTDGVLDPAKPMLGPVRDGGYIVANTAPGCWGPMITPGLKGGHEVTTPIFVEGAEVGDAIVIKIKSIQVTSIATASGNDKPVEGRFLGDPFVAGKCASCGTLNPATVLEGIGQEAVRCAQCGADMTPFHFTNAYTMTFDGDSQVGVTVPKEAAERIARDGHHYMQIPDSSVQNPIVTFAPHDLVGVVARMRPFIGQLGTTPSKAIPDSHNAGDFGSFLIGAPHAYAVTQEELDEHRTDGHLDNSRVRAGATIICPVKVPGGGVYLGDVHAMQGDGEIAGHTADVSAIVHLQVQVLKNAQLEGPILLPNVDDLPYTAKPLSAAEKRTAKALAAEWGLPEIETTLPLSVVGSGANLNTATDNGLARAAKLFDVTVPEIMNRATISGSIEIARHPGVVTVTFQAPKHYLKKAKLLNIVQAHYGEEA
- a CDS encoding PTS mannitol transporter subunit IICB; this translates as MSQSVRAQAGSGSAEGGTKVAVQRFGRFLSGMVMPNIGAFIAWGLITALFIPTGWIPNAHLATLVGPMITYLLPLLIGYTGGTMIHGTRGGVIGAIATMGVIVGTDIPMFLGAMIMGPLAAWILRSFDRSIEGRIRSGFEMLVNNFSAGIIGGLLAIGAFAGVGPVVEWFSKILASGVDYLVNHHLILLANILIEPAKILFLNNAINHGVLSPIALEQAAQTGKSLLFMLESNPGPGLGVLLAYWAFSRGTTKQSAPGAIIIHFLGGIHEIYFPYILMNPRLLLAVIGGGMTGTLTFSALGAGLVSAPSPGSIFAFITFAPKGGLMPVLAGVLTATIVSFVIAALLLKTSRKAANGDLDAATEKMQAMKAQSKGQAAAASAVVDVPAANAVVKANADVNKIVFACDAGMGSSAMGASIMRKKLTKAEIPVKVTNTAISDIPSDADIVITHKSLTDRAKLKAPGAEHISIDDFLKAAEYDVLVKRLGSD